The following coding sequences are from one Bradyrhizobium sp. WSM471 window:
- a CDS encoding cytochrome-c peroxidase has translation MNMSISELRLVAEASILAIGLLMSSGANADDDLMRNAKQIFHPIPSVIPAVKDNPVTHGKVELGKMLFFDPRLSASGIISCNTCHNLGTGGVDAGPTSIGHGWKVGLRRAPTVYNAVFNAAQFWDGRAADLKAQATGPVQASAEMNATPDHVLGLLNSMPGYVVLFNNAFPNEARPVTFENFAKAIEAFEATLITPGAPFDQYLEGNTRALDDQQKSGLALFMAKGCSSCHNGINLGGQAYFPFGVMKKPDASVLPDADKGRFAVTRAAGDEYVFRAAPLRNVALRAPYFHSGQVWSLKQAVALMSDIQLGAKLSDREENDIVAFLNSLTGRLPKIEYPILPTRTNTTPKPSIDR, from the coding sequence ATGAACATGTCAATCTCGGAGCTTCGGCTTGTCGCTGAAGCATCTATTTTAGCTATTGGGCTGCTGATGTCGTCAGGAGCTAACGCCGACGATGATCTGATGAGAAACGCCAAGCAGATCTTCCATCCAATACCCTCGGTCATTCCTGCAGTAAAAGACAATCCGGTGACGCATGGAAAGGTCGAGCTTGGCAAGATGCTGTTCTTCGATCCGCGGCTATCGGCGAGCGGAATCATTAGCTGCAATACGTGCCACAATCTCGGCACCGGCGGAGTCGATGCCGGTCCGACCTCCATTGGTCACGGCTGGAAGGTCGGCCTGCGCCGGGCCCCAACTGTCTACAACGCAGTGTTCAATGCGGCGCAATTTTGGGACGGACGCGCCGCGGACCTCAAGGCGCAAGCCACCGGCCCTGTGCAGGCGAGTGCCGAAATGAATGCGACTCCAGATCATGTGCTCGGTCTCTTGAACTCAATGCCCGGCTATGTCGTCTTGTTCAACAACGCTTTTCCGAACGAAGCGAGACCGGTCACCTTTGAAAATTTTGCGAAGGCGATCGAGGCTTTTGAAGCGACTCTCATTACACCTGGGGCTCCGTTCGACCAGTATCTGGAGGGCAATACACGTGCTCTCGATGATCAGCAGAAGTCAGGGTTGGCACTGTTTATGGCGAAGGGATGTTCCTCTTGCCACAATGGAATCAATCTCGGTGGACAGGCCTACTTCCCGTTCGGCGTGATGAAAAAGCCGGACGCCAGCGTGCTTCCGGACGCCGATAAGGGCCGATTCGCGGTTACCAGGGCGGCTGGCGACGAATATGTCTTCCGCGCGGCGCCATTGCGGAACGTCGCGTTGCGAGCCCCTTACTTCCATTCGGGCCAGGTTTGGAGCCTGAAGCAAGCTGTTGCCCTAATGAGTGACATCCAGCTCGGCGCCAAGCTTAGCGATAGGGAGGAAAACGACATTGTCGCATTTCTGAATTCGCTGACCGGTCGGCTGCCTAAGATCGAATATCCGATACTGCCGACGCGCACCAACACGACACCAAAGCCTTCAATAGACAGATAG
- the nifD gene encoding nitrogenase molybdenum-iron protein alpha chain, translated as MSRAPTQSVAEIKARNKQLIDEVLTVYPEKTAKRRAKHLSVHEAGKSDCGVKSNIKSIPGVMTIRGCAYAGSKGVVWGPIKDMIHISHGPVGCGQYSWGSRRNYYVGTTGIDTFVTLQFTSDFQEKDIVFGGDKKVTKLIDELQELFPLNRGITIQSECPIGLIGDDIEAVSREKSKEYGGKTIVPVRCEGFRGVSQSLGHHIANDAVRDWIFDKSAPETSPKFEPTPYDVAIIGDYNIGGDAWSSRILLEEMGLRVIAQWSGDGSLAELEATPKAKLNILHCYRSMNYISRHMEEKFGIPWCEYNFFGPSKIAESLRKIASFFDDKIKQGAERVIAKYQPLVDAVIAKYRPRLEGKTVMLFVGGLRPRHVIGAYEDLGMDVVGTGYEFGHNDDYQRTAQHYVKDGTLIYDDVTGYEFERFVEKIRPDLVGSGIKEKYVFQKMGVPFRQMHSWDYSGPYHGYDGFAIFARDMDMAINSPIWGKTTAPWKDAPQPSLMAAE; from the coding sequence ATGAGCCGAGCACCTACCCAAAGCGTTGCAGAGATCAAGGCGCGCAACAAGCAGCTAATCGATGAGGTGTTGACGGTCTACCCCGAGAAGACCGCCAAAAGGCGCGCCAAGCATCTCAGTGTTCACGAGGCGGGGAAGTCGGATTGTGGCGTCAAGTCGAATATCAAGTCCATTCCCGGCGTGATGACCATCCGCGGCTGCGCCTATGCGGGCTCCAAGGGCGTGGTCTGGGGACCCATCAAGGACATGATCCACATCAGCCACGGTCCGGTCGGCTGCGGTCAGTACTCGTGGGGCTCGCGGCGCAACTACTACGTCGGGACGACCGGCATCGACACGTTCGTGACACTGCAGTTCACCTCCGATTTTCAGGAGAAGGACATCGTGTTCGGCGGCGATAAAAAGGTCACGAAACTCATCGATGAGCTCCAGGAGCTATTTCCTCTCAACAGGGGCATCACCATTCAGTCCGAATGTCCGATTGGCTTGATCGGTGACGATATCGAGGCGGTCTCCCGAGAAAAATCGAAGGAATATGGCGGCAAAACCATCGTGCCTGTGCGGTGCGAGGGCTTCCGTGGCGTGTCGCAGTCGCTCGGCCATCACATCGCGAACGACGCCGTTCGGGATTGGATCTTTGACAAGAGCGCCCCAGAGACCAGCCCTAAATTTGAGCCGACGCCATATGATGTTGCGATCATCGGCGACTACAACATCGGCGGCGACGCATGGTCGTCACGAATCCTGCTGGAAGAAATGGGCCTACGCGTCATCGCCCAGTGGTCCGGGGATGGATCTCTCGCTGAATTGGAGGCGACGCCGAAGGCAAAGCTCAACATACTGCATTGCTATCGCTCGATGAACTACATCTCACGGCACATGGAGGAAAAATTCGGGATTCCCTGGTGCGAGTACAACTTCTTCGGTCCCTCCAAAATAGCGGAGTCGCTGCGAAAAATTGCAAGCTTCTTCGATGACAAGATCAAGCAAGGCGCCGAACGCGTCATCGCGAAATATCAACCGCTTGTCGATGCTGTGATCGCGAAATACCGGCCGAGGCTTGAAGGCAAGACGGTAATGCTGTTCGTCGGCGGCTTACGTCCTCGCCACGTCATCGGCGCCTATGAGGACCTCGGCATGGATGTTGTCGGCACGGGCTATGAGTTCGGGCATAACGATGACTACCAACGCACCGCCCAGCACTACGTCAAAGATGGCACGCTGATCTACGACGATGTCACCGGCTACGAATTCGAGCGCTTCGTCGAAAAGATCCGGCCAGACCTGGTCGGCTCCGGTATCAAGGAAAAATACGTCTTCCAAAAAATGGGTGTGCCGTTCCGCCAAATGCATTCCTGGGACTACTCGGGTCCTTACCACGGCTATGACGGCTTCGCGATCTTCGCCCGCGACATGGACATGGCGATTAACTCCCCGATCTGGGGGAAGACCACGGCACCTTGGAAGGACGCTCCGCAGCCGAGCCTCATGGCCGCGGAATAG